A window of Sphingobacterium kitahiroshimense genomic DNA:
GCTTTTAATCCTTCCTTAGCCATTGTTATTAGTATTTTGATTTTTAAATGGTAAACCGAATTGTTTCAACAATTCTAAAGCCTCAACATCGTTTCCTGCGCTAGTCACGAAAGTGATGTCCATACCTTGAATTTTGTTGATTTTATCAATGTTGATCTCAGGGAAAATGATTTGCTCAGTAATACCTAAGTTGTAGTTACCTCTACCGTCGAAACCTTTATCATTGATACCACGGAAGTCACGAATACGTGGAAGTGATACAGCGATTAAACGATCTAAGAACTCATACATGTTGTTATCACGCAAAGTAACACGTGCACCAACAGGCATACCTTTACGTAATTTAAAGTTTGAGATATCTTTTTTCGATTTAGTTGCAACAGCTTGTTGACCAGTAATTAATGTTAACTCTGAAAGAGCATTATCAATTAATTTCTTATCTGAAGTAGCAGCACCTACACCTTGTGAAACAACGATTTTCTCAAGCTTAGGAACCTGCATAACACTTTTATACTGGAATTTTTCTTTAAGTGCAGTACGGATTTCCTCCGCATATTTCACTTTTAATCTTGGTACGTAAGTCATTATTTAATTTCCTCCCCTGATTTTTTTGCTACACGAACAATTTTACCATCTTCGTTAACTTTACGACCTACACGTGTAGGAGCTCCTGTTTTAGGATCAATGAAAGCTAAGTTAGAAATATGGATAGCTGCTTCTTTTTCAATAATACCACCATTAGGATTAGCCGCACTTGGTTTAGTGTGTTTTTTGATGATATTAGCGCCTTCTACAACAGCTCTATTAGCATCCACTAAAACTTGCAATACTTTTCCTTGAACACCTTTAGAGTTACCAGCGATAACTTTCACTAAATCACCTTTTTTGATCTTGATTTTGTGTGTAGTTGTTGTTGTTTTTTTGTATGCCATAATTATAAAACCTCCGGTGCTAGTGATACAATTTTCATGAACTGTTTCTCACGTAATTCTCTAGCAACTGGGCCAAAGATACGTGTACCACGTGGTTCATCATTATTATTTAATAATACTGCAGCATTGTCATCAAAACGAATATAAGAACCATCTTTACGACGAATTTCTTTTTTAGTTCTAACAACTACAGCTTTAGAAACAGTACCTTTTTTTACGTTTCCTGAAGGTAAAGCGCTTTTGATGGTAACAACAATTTTATCACCTATCGAAGCATAACGCTTACCTGTGCCACCTAACACACGGATTACTAAAACTTCTTTAGCTCCGCTGTTATCAGCAACATTTAGTCTTGATTCCTGTTGTACCATGTTATTTAGCTCTTTCTAATATTTCTACTAATCTCCAATTCTTAGTCTTACTCAGCGGACGAGTTTCCATAATTAATACCGTATCGCCGATACCACAGGTATTAGTTTCGTCATGAGCAGTAAATTTAGTAGTTTTTTTAACGAATTTACCATAGATAGGGTGTTTCACTTTACGCTCAACCTTTACTACGATAGATTTCTCCATTTTATTGCTAACTACTAAGCCGATTCTTGTTTTTCTTAATTGTCTTTCCATTTCGACTTTAATTTATGCCTCAGAGGCTGTTTCTTTTTTAGCAGCAGCTTTACGAGCAGTCAACTCTGTACTAAGACGAGCGATTTCTCTACGAGCCGTTTTGATTACATTAGGGTTCTCAATTGCAGAAACAGCATGTGCAAATTTCAATTTGCTAAGGGCAGCTTTCTCTTGTACTAAACGAGCAGCTAGATCCTCTGTTGATAATTCTAAAATTTCTGAATTTTTCATTTTATTTCAGTTGTTATATTGGGTTATCATTAGTTTATATATAGCCTTAGGAGTAACGGTCCTAAGGCTAAAAAAATGATATTACCAACGATTTATGCTTCTACGTAATCTCTACGTATAACAAACTTAGTTTGAACCGGAAGTTTCTGAGCAGCAAGGCGTAAAGCTTCTTTAGCAATTTCTAAAGATACTCCTTCTGCTTCAAATAACATACGGCCTGGGCGGACTACGGCAACCCAGTATTCTGGAGCTCCCTTACCTTTACCCATACGTACCTCTGCAGGTTTTTTAGTAACAGGTTTATCAGGGAAGATACGGATCCAAACTTGACCTTCACGTTTCATGTAACGTGTCACTGCAATACGAGCTGCCTCGATTTGACGGCTTGTGATCCATGCTTCCTCCAATGATTTGATACCGAATGAACCGAAAGCTAACTCTGCTCCACGAGAAGCGTTACCTTTCATACGTCCTTTCTGCATCTTTCTGAACTTTGTTCTTTTTGGCTGTAACATGTTCGTTATCTATTTTAATCCCGCCAGAGACGGGATATATTAAAATCTTATTATTAATTAATCTCTTTTTGCACCACGGTTGTTTCCACCACGATTATTGTTTCCACCACGACGGTCACCACCACGACCACCTTTACGGTTGTCACGGCGATCAGCACCACCTTCGTTTCCACCACGCGTTTTCACACCAGAAGCTTGACCAATGTTTGGAGATAAGTCACGTTTACCGTAAACCTCACCTTTACAGATCCAAACTTTGATACCGATTTTACCGTAAGTAGTTAATGCTTCAGCTAATGCATAGTCGATATCAGCACGTAATGTGTGTAAAGGAGTTCTTCCTTCTTTGTACTGCTCAGAACGTGCCATTTCAGCACCACCTAAACGACCAGAACACATTACTTTGATACCTTCAGCACCCATACGCATTGTCGAAGCAATTGTAGTTTTCATTGCACGACGGAATGAAATACGAGCCTCTAATTGCTTAGCGATACCTTCAGCTACTAATTTTGCATCTAACTCAGGACGTTTGATCTCGAAAATGTTAATTTGAACATCTTTCTTAGTGATTTTCTTTAACTCTTCTTTAATCTTATCAACTTCCTGACCACCTTTACCGATAACGATACCAGGTCTTGCTGTATGAATAGTTACTGTGATACGTTTTAAAGTTCTTTCAATAACAACTTTTGCTACACCACCTTTTGCTATACGAACAGAAAGATATTTTCTAATCTTTTCGTCTTCTACTAATTTATCGGCATAGTTTTTTCCTCCGAACCAATTAGAATCCCAACCTCTGATGATTCCTAATCTGCTACCTATTGGATTTGCTTTTTGTCCCATTTCTCAATAAATTAGTTTTGTTCAACGTTAGATTTACTGTCAACGATCAAAGTAACATGGTTTGAACGTTTACGAATTCTGTAACCGCGACCTTGAGGAGCTGGACGTAATCTTTTCAATTGACGACCACCTGCTACTGATACTTCTTTAACGTATAATTGACTATCTTCAACTGATTTACCTTCGTTTTTAGCTTCCCAGTTTTTAATTGCAGATAATAATAATTTCTCTACACGGATTGCTGCTTCCTTGCTTGTATGCTTCAAAATATATAAAGCATTCTCTACTTTCTCGCCACGAATTAAGTCCACTACTAAACGCATCTTACGAGGTGAAGTAGGGCAATTTAATAATTTGGCAGTAGAAGCTCCTCCTATTTGAGCTTTCTCTTGCTCTTTGCGCTGTTTTATTAAAACAGACTTTTTAAGTTTTTTTGTTGCTTCCATTACCTATTATTTTTTCTTTTCTGCGTGGCCTCTGAATGTACGCGTAGGAGCGAATTCGCCTAATTTGTGACCTACCATGTTTTCCGTTACATAAACAGGGATAAATTTATTCCCGTTGTGCACTGCAAAGGTATGACCAACAAAATCAGGAGAAATCATTGATCTGCGAGACCATGTTTTGATAACTGACTTTTTGTTAGTTTCATTCATAGAAAGAACTTTTCCTTCTAAGTTGTGATCGATATAAGGACCTTTTTTAATTGAACGAGCCATTATTTTTTCCTTCTCTCAATGATGTAACGATTCGATGTTTTCTTCTTGTCGCGTGTTTTAAAGCCTTTAGCTAAAACACCTGTGCGTGAACGAGGCTGACCTCCTGAGGTACGACCCTCACCACCACCCATAGGGTGATCGACAGGGTTCATAGCTACACCACGAACTCTTGGACGACGTCCTAACCAACGGTTACGACCAGCCTTACCTAACACTTCAATTCTTCTATCGTGATTAGATACCGAACCGATTGTAGCCACGCAAGTCAATAAGATCATACGTGTTTCACTTGAAGGTAATTTAATAATAGCGTATTTACCATCACGAGCAGACAATTGCGCATAAGTACCAGCCGAACGAGCGATTGAACCACCTTGACCAGGGTTCAACTCAATGTTATGGATGATAGAACCCAATGGAATATTTGCTAATGGAATAGTATTACCTACTTCTGGGGCAACTTTTTCACCTGCTACTACAGTCATTCCAACTTTTAAACCAGCTGGAGCGATGATGTAACGTTTCTCACCATCAGCATAATGCAATAATGCAATACGTGCTGTACGGTTTGGATCGTACTCAATTGTAGCTACTGTTGCAGGGATATCTTTTTTATCGCGTTTGAAATCTATTAATCGGTATACTTTCTTGTGTCCCCCACCGATGTAACGCATAGTCATTTTACCGGATTTATTACGACCGCCCGATCTTTTGTTGCTTCCAACTACTAATGATTTTTCAGGAACATTAGTTGTTACGTCAGAATAGTCAGCGCCTACTCTGAAACGAGTACCAGGGGTTACCGGTTTGAATCTTTTAACTGCCATCTCTAATTATATAGTACTGTAAAAGTCAATAGTTTCGCCATCTTTAATTGTAATGACAGCTTTTTTATACTTAGGAGCTCTACCAGATACGAAACCTGCTTTTGTGTAACGGCTTTTTGCTTTACCTGCTACTACTGCAGTATTAACCGCAAGAACAGTAACACCAAACATAGCCTCAATAGCTGTTTTGATCTGAATTTTGTTAGCTCTGTGATCTACTTTGAAAGCATAACGGTTTAATTTTTCCGTTAAAAATGAAGCTTTCTCAGTTAAGATAGGTTTTTTAATAATGTCCATATTACTTAGCTAATGCCTCCTCCAAAGTTTTAAGCGAACCTGTAGTAAATAATAACTTAGCCGCATTTAATACATCATATGTATTTAATTGATCTACAGTTGTTACTTTTACTTTCTTCAAGTTTCTGCTTGATAAATAAACGTTATTATCTTGCGCTGATAAAACCAATAAAGTTTTCTCATCTGCTACATTCAAAGCATTTACAAAAGCAACATAATTTTTAGTTTTGATTGAGTCAAATTTAACTTCATCCAATACTACAACATTGTTATCAATTGCTTTGTAGCTTAACGCTGATTTACGTGCTACTTGTTTCAATTTTTTATTCAATTTGAAACTGTAATCACGTGGTTGAGGACCGAATACACGACCACCACCATTAAACAATGGAGATTTGATAGAACCCGCACGAGCACCACCAGTACCTTTTTGTTTGTGTAATTTACGAGTTGAACCCGCGATTTCATTACGTTGTTTAGATTTGTGAGTTCCTTGGCGTTGATTCGCTAAGTATTGTTTCACGTCCAAATAGATCGCATGATCGTTAGGCTCTAACCCAAATACCGACTCAGGAAGTTGCACCTTGGCACCTGTTTCTTTACCTGATAAATTTAAAACTTTAACTTCCATTTCCTATTTGTCTACAACTACATAAGAACCTTTAGCTCCTGGGATGGAACCACTAACAACGATTAGGTTTTGATCAGCATAAATTTTCAAAACTTGTAAGTTTTGAACTTTAATTCTGTCACCACCCATACGACCTGCCATACGCATACCTTTAAATACACGTGAAGGCCAAGAAGCCGCACCAATTGAACCTGGAGCACGTAATCTGTTGTGCTGACCGTGAGTCGCACCACCTACACCACCAAATCCATGACGTTTCATTACACCTTGAAAACCTTTACCTTTAGAAGTACCGACTACGTCAACATACTCCCCTTCTTCAAATAGTGTAACGTCAACTACGTCACCAAGTTGTTTTGCATCTGGGAAAGTTTTAAACTCTACCAGCTTACGCTTAGGCGTTGTATTTGCTTTCGCAAAGTGCCCTTTTAAAGAATTCGTTGTGTTCTTTTCTTTAGCTTCATCGAAGCCAAGTTGAACAGCAGCGTAGCCATCTTTCTCTTCCGTACGTATCTGCGTAACCACGCACGGACCAGCTTGAATAACAGTACACGGAATGTTTTTTCCCTCTGCATCAAACAGGCTTGTCATTCCTACTTTTTTTCCAATAATACCTGACATGTTGTAAATTAATTAATTAAAAGTCCATCGAAGCAGTAGGGCTTCGCTCAAGACGTATTTCCCCCAATAAGGGATTGCAAAAGTACGAAGAAATTTCTAACTACCAAATTATTAGCACATTATTTTTTTATTTTTTTGTCTAGATCGAATATTTAAAAAACTAACTAATCGAGATATTAAAATAAATTGAGAAATAACAAGAACAGTAAGTGAGCATCCTAATTCAATAATATATAATAAGAAGATAAATTATCAGAGCTTAATGGGAAATAATAAGATATTATACAACCAATACAAACATAAAAAACTCAAAAAAACTATCCATAGCATATAATCTGCGGATAGTTCATGTGCCTTTTTAAATTAACAATAATCTACATTTTAATGACAGACTGCCCATCCAACAGTCTTTTATATCGGACTAAAGCTTCTACATAATAATAGTCCGCATAAGTCAATGGAACGTCAACTTCTGTCTCATGTGGAATAGATCCCACACTATGTTTCAGTATATAACCACCAGCTTCCTTATACTCCGCCTTATAAGGTTTAGAAGATAATGACCGCAACATTTGTTCTGCTTTGACAATATATAATTGACTTTCAGCCCCATCAGTATATTGAGCAAGTTCCAATAAAGCAGAAGCCATTACAGCAGCAGTTGATACATCACGCAGATCTTTCTGTTTGTAATATTTACTTGAAGCACTTAATTTATTTTGATCCATGTCCCAGTACGGAATTAAATCTTGGGGCAAATTTGGATGATTCAAATAAAAATTTGCAATATTTCGTGCCTGTCGTAGATATTTTTGATCCTTAGTTTCTCTAAACATCATGGTATATCCATACAAACCCCAGGCTTGGCCTCTAGACCAAGCTGATTCATCAAAAGCCCCTTGCGCAGTCTTCTTCGAGATTATACTTCCATCCTTACTGTTATAATCAACAACATGATAAGAACTATAGTCTTTTCTATAATGATTGATCATTGTTGCATCCGCATGTTTAATTGCGATGTCAGCATAACTTGAATTACCTGTCATCTTGGATACCTCAATTAAAAACTCTAAATTCATCATATTATCTATAATAACCGGATAAGTCCAAGATTGCCCATCCCAATTCTTACCACCATCCCATGATCGAATAGTTTTTGTCGCATCCTTATAACGTGTAGCCAAAGAAGCAGCACCTGTACTCAGCACATTCTTATAAGCACTAGAATCATTTGTCAATCTTAATGCATTTCCAAAACTGCAGTAAAGCATAAAACCCAGGTCATGCGTACCTTTATTATTCTTTTCTTTTTCTAAATATTTCAACTTTCGTTTAGCCTCATCTAACAATTTCGTATCATTCGAATATTCGTAAAGATACAATACAGTACCTGGATAAAAACCAGAACACCACCAACTAGACCCCCAATTCACATATTTACCATTTTGGAAAGTCGTAGGAATATCGGCT
This region includes:
- the rplE gene encoding 50S ribosomal protein L5: MTYVPRLKVKYAEEIRTALKEKFQYKSVMQVPKLEKIVVSQGVGAATSDKKLIDNALSELTLITGQQAVATKSKKDISNFKLRKGMPVGARVTLRDNNMYEFLDRLIAVSLPRIRDFRGINDKGFDGRGNYNLGITEQIIFPEINIDKINKIQGMDITFVTSAGNDVEALELLKQFGLPFKNQNTNNNG
- the rplX gene encoding 50S ribosomal protein L24, with the translated sequence MAYKKTTTTTHKIKIKKGDLVKVIAGNSKGVQGKVLQVLVDANRAVVEGANIIKKHTKPSAANPNGGIIEKEAAIHISNLAFIDPKTGAPTRVGRKVNEDGKIVRVAKKSGEEIK
- the rplN gene encoding 50S ribosomal protein L14: MVQQESRLNVADNSGAKEVLVIRVLGGTGKRYASIGDKIVVTIKSALPSGNVKKGTVSKAVVVRTKKEIRRKDGSYIRFDDNAAVLLNNNDEPRGTRIFGPVARELREKQFMKIVSLAPEVL
- the rpsQ gene encoding 30S ribosomal protein S17; this translates as MERQLRKTRIGLVVSNKMEKSIVVKVERKVKHPIYGKFVKKTTKFTAHDETNTCGIGDTVLIMETRPLSKTKNWRLVEILERAK
- the rpmC gene encoding 50S ribosomal protein L29 — encoded protein: MKNSEILELSTEDLAARLVQEKAALSKLKFAHAVSAIENPNVIKTARREIARLSTELTARKAAAKKETASEA
- the rplP gene encoding 50S ribosomal protein L16, with amino-acid sequence MLQPKRTKFRKMQKGRMKGNASRGAELAFGSFGIKSLEEAWITSRQIEAARIAVTRYMKREGQVWIRIFPDKPVTKKPAEVRMGKGKGAPEYWVAVVRPGRMLFEAEGVSLEIAKEALRLAAQKLPVQTKFVIRRDYVEA
- the rpsC gene encoding 30S ribosomal protein S3 produces the protein MGQKANPIGSRLGIIRGWDSNWFGGKNYADKLVEDEKIRKYLSVRIAKGGVAKVVIERTLKRITVTIHTARPGIVIGKGGQEVDKIKEELKKITKKDVQINIFEIKRPELDAKLVAEGIAKQLEARISFRRAMKTTIASTMRMGAEGIKVMCSGRLGGAEMARSEQYKEGRTPLHTLRADIDYALAEALTTYGKIGIKVWICKGEVYGKRDLSPNIGQASGVKTRGGNEGGADRRDNRKGGRGGDRRGGNNNRGGNNRGAKRD
- the rplV gene encoding 50S ribosomal protein L22; translated protein: MEATKKLKKSVLIKQRKEQEKAQIGGASTAKLLNCPTSPRKMRLVVDLIRGEKVENALYILKHTSKEAAIRVEKLLLSAIKNWEAKNEGKSVEDSQLYVKEVSVAGGRQLKRLRPAPQGRGYRIRKRSNHVTLIVDSKSNVEQN
- the rpsS gene encoding 30S ribosomal protein S19, which codes for MARSIKKGPYIDHNLEGKVLSMNETNKKSVIKTWSRRSMISPDFVGHTFAVHNGNKFIPVYVTENMVGHKLGEFAPTRTFRGHAEKKK
- the rplB gene encoding 50S ribosomal protein L2, which encodes MAVKRFKPVTPGTRFRVGADYSDVTTNVPEKSLVVGSNKRSGGRNKSGKMTMRYIGGGHKKVYRLIDFKRDKKDIPATVATIEYDPNRTARIALLHYADGEKRYIIAPAGLKVGMTVVAGEKVAPEVGNTIPLANIPLGSIIHNIELNPGQGGSIARSAGTYAQLSARDGKYAIIKLPSSETRMILLTCVATIGSVSNHDRRIEVLGKAGRNRWLGRRPRVRGVAMNPVDHPMGGGEGRTSGGQPRSRTGVLAKGFKTRDKKKTSNRYIIERRKK
- the rplW gene encoding 50S ribosomal protein L23 — protein: MDIIKKPILTEKASFLTEKLNRYAFKVDHRANKIQIKTAIEAMFGVTVLAVNTAVVAGKAKSRYTKAGFVSGRAPKYKKAVITIKDGETIDFYSTI
- the rplD gene encoding 50S ribosomal protein L4; translated protein: MEVKVLNLSGKETGAKVQLPESVFGLEPNDHAIYLDVKQYLANQRQGTHKSKQRNEIAGSTRKLHKQKGTGGARAGSIKSPLFNGGGRVFGPQPRDYSFKLNKKLKQVARKSALSYKAIDNNVVVLDEVKFDSIKTKNYVAFVNALNVADEKTLLVLSAQDNNVYLSSRNLKKVKVTTVDQLNTYDVLNAAKLLFTTGSLKTLEEALAK
- the rplC gene encoding 50S ribosomal protein L3, encoding MSGIIGKKVGMTSLFDAEGKNIPCTVIQAGPCVVTQIRTEEKDGYAAVQLGFDEAKEKNTTNSLKGHFAKANTTPKRKLVEFKTFPDAKQLGDVVDVTLFEEGEYVDVVGTSKGKGFQGVMKRHGFGGVGGATHGQHNRLRAPGSIGAASWPSRVFKGMRMAGRMGGDRIKVQNLQVLKIYADQNLIVVSGSIPGAKGSYVVVDK
- a CDS encoding glycoside hydrolase family 88 protein gives rise to the protein MNIRNYLILFGIVGFALQGVSCQTKRGLAKNKLNLDSAFVNENLEDAKKQISYLAASVKEADIPTTFQNGKYVNWGSSWWCSGFYPGTVLYLYEYSNDTKLLDEAKRKLKYLEKEKNNKGTHDLGFMLYCSFGNALRLTNDSSAYKNVLSTGAASLATRYKDATKTIRSWDGGKNWDGQSWTYPVIIDNMMNLEFLIEVSKMTGNSSYADIAIKHADATMINHYRKDYSSYHVVDYNSKDGSIISKKTAQGAFDESAWSRGQAWGLYGYTMMFRETKDQKYLRQARNIANFYLNHPNLPQDLIPYWDMDQNKLSASSKYYKQKDLRDVSTAAVMASALLELAQYTDGAESQLYIVKAEQMLRSLSSKPYKAEYKEAGGYILKHSVGSIPHETEVDVPLTYADYYYVEALVRYKRLLDGQSVIKM